From the genome of Symphalangus syndactylus isolate Jambi chromosome 5, NHGRI_mSymSyn1-v2.1_pri, whole genome shotgun sequence, one region includes:
- the SNX33 gene encoding sorting nexin-33 isoform X1, with product MALKGRALYDFHSENKEEISIQQDEDLVIFSETSLDGWLQGQNSRGETGLFPASYVEIVRSGISTNHADYSSSPAGSPGAQVSLYNSPSVASPARSGGGSGFLSNQGSFEEDDDDDWDDWDDGCTVVEEPRAGGLGTNGHPPLNLSYPGAYPSQHMAFRPKPPLERQDSLASAKRGSVVGRNLNRFSCFVRSGVEAFILGDVPMMAKIAETYSIEMGPRGPQWKANPHPFACSVEDPTKQTKFKGIKSYISYKLTPTHAASPVYRRYKHFDWLYNRLLHKFTVISVPHLPEKQATGRFEEDFIEKRKRRLILWMDHMTSHPVLSQYEGFQHFLSCLDDKQWKMGKRRAEKDEMVGASFLLTFQIPTEHQDLQDVEDRVDTFKAFSKKMDDSVLQLSTVASELVRKHVGGFRKEFQKLGSAFQAISHSFQMDPPFCSEALNSAISHTGRTYEAIGEMFAEQPKNDLFQMLDTLSLYQGLLSNFPDIIHLQKGAFAKVKESQRMSDEGRMAQDEADGIRRRCRVVGFALQAEMNHFHQRRELDFKHMMQNYLRQQILFYQRVGQQLEKTLRMYDNL from the exons ATGGCACTGAAAGGCCGAGCCCTGTATGACTTTCACAGTGAGAACAAGGAGGAAATCAGCATCCAGCAGGATGAGGACCTGGTCATCTTTAGCGAGACCTCACTGGATGGCTGGCTGCAGGGCCAGAACAGCCGTGGCGAGACAGGGCTCTTTCCTGCCTCTTATGTGGAGATCGTCCGTTCTGGCATCAGCACCAACCATGCTGACTACTCCAGCAGCCCTGCAGGCTCTCCAGGGGCCCAGGTGAGCTTGTACAACAGCCCCAGTGTGGCCAgcccagccaggagtggtgggggCAGTGGCTTCCTCTCAAATCAGGGTAGCTTCgaggaggatgatgatgatgactggGATGACTGGGATGACGGATGCACAGTGGTGGAGGAGCCACGGGCTGGTGGGCTGGGCACCAACGGGCACCCTCCCCTCAACCTCTCCTACCCTGGTGCCTACCCCAGCCAGCACATGGCCTTCCGGCCCAAGCCACCACTGGAGCGGCAGGACAGCCTGGCATCTGCCAAGCGAGGCAGTGTGGTGGGCCGTAACCTCAACCGTTTCTCATGCTTTGTGCGTTCTGGAGTGGAGGCCTTCATCCTGGGTGATGTGCCCATGATGGCCAAGATCGCTGAGACATACTCCATTGAAATGGGCCCTCGTGGCCCCCAGTGGAAGGCCAACCCCCACCCATTTGCTTGCTCTGTGGAGGACCCCACAAAACAGACCAAGTTCAAGGGCATCAAAAGCTACATCTCCTACAAGCTCACACCCACCCATGCTGCCTCACCCGTCTACCGGCGCTACAAACACTTTGACTGGCTCTATAACCGCCTGCTACACAAGTTCACTGTCATCTCGGTGCCCCACCTGCCTGAGAAGCAGGCCACTGGCCGCTTCGAGGAGGACTTCATTGAAAAGCGGAAGCGGAGACTCATCCTCTGGATGGACCACATGACCAGCCACCCTGTGCTCTCCCAGTACGAAGGCTTCCAGCATTTTCTCAGCTGCCTGGATGACAAGCAGTGGAAGATGGGCAAACGCCGGGCGGAGAAGGATGAGATGGTGGGTGCCAGCTTCCTGCTCACCTTCCAGATCCCCACCGAGCACCAGGACCTGCAGGACGTGGAAGATCGTGTGGACACTTTCAAGGCCTTCAGTAAGAAGATGGACGACAGCGTCCTGCAGCTCAGCACTGTGGCGTCAGAGCTGGTGCGTAAACACGTGGGGGGCTTCCGCAAGGAATTCCAGAAGCTGGGCAGTGCCTTCCAGGCCATCAGTCATTCCTTCCAGATGGATCCCCCCTTTTGCTCTGAGGCCCTCAACAGTGCCATTTCTCACACGGGCCGTACCTATGAAGCCATCGGGGAGATGTTTGCTGAGCAGCCCAAGAATGACCTCTTCCAGATGCTGGACACACTGTCTCTCTACCAAGGCCTGCTCTCCAACTTCCCTGACATCATCCACCTACAAAAAG GCGCCTTCGCCAAGGTGAAGGAGAGCCAACGCATGAGTGACGAGGGCCGCATGGCGCAGGACGAGGCAGATGGCATTCGCAGGCGCTGCCGCGTGGTGGGTTTCGCCCTGCAGGCCGAGATGAACCACTTCCATCAGCGCCGTGAGCTCGACTTCAAGCACATGATGCAGAACTACCTGCGCCAGCAGATCCTCTTCTACCAGCGGGTGGGCCAGCAGCTGGAGAAGACCCTGCGCATGTATGACAACCTCTGA
- the SNX33 gene encoding sorting nexin-33 isoform X2, which yields MALKGRALYDFHSENKEEISIQQDEDLVIFSETSLDGWLQGQNSRGETGLFPASYVEIVRSGISTNHADYSSSPAGSPGAQVSLYNSPSVASPARSGGGSGFLSNQGSFEEDDDDDWDDWDDGCTVVEEPRAGGLGTNGHPPLNLSYPGAYPSQHMAFRPKPPLERQDSLASAKRGSVVGRNLNRFSCFVRSGVEAFILGDVPMMAKIAETYSIEMGPRGPQWKANPHPFACSVEDPTKQTKFKGIKSYISYKLTPTHAASPVYRRYKHFDWLYNRLLHKFTVISVPHLPEKQATGRFEEDFIEKRKRRLILWMDHMTSHPVLSQYEGFQHFLSCLDDKQWKMGKRRAEKDEMVGASFLLTFQIPTEHQDLQDVEDRVDTFKAFSKKMDDSVLQLSTVASELMLDTLSLYQGLLSNFPDIIHLQKGAFAKVKESQRMSDEGRMAQDEADGIRRRCRVVGFALQAEMNHFHQRRELDFKHMMQNYLRQQILFYQRVGQQLEKTLRMYDNL from the exons ATGGCACTGAAAGGCCGAGCCCTGTATGACTTTCACAGTGAGAACAAGGAGGAAATCAGCATCCAGCAGGATGAGGACCTGGTCATCTTTAGCGAGACCTCACTGGATGGCTGGCTGCAGGGCCAGAACAGCCGTGGCGAGACAGGGCTCTTTCCTGCCTCTTATGTGGAGATCGTCCGTTCTGGCATCAGCACCAACCATGCTGACTACTCCAGCAGCCCTGCAGGCTCTCCAGGGGCCCAGGTGAGCTTGTACAACAGCCCCAGTGTGGCCAgcccagccaggagtggtgggggCAGTGGCTTCCTCTCAAATCAGGGTAGCTTCgaggaggatgatgatgatgactggGATGACTGGGATGACGGATGCACAGTGGTGGAGGAGCCACGGGCTGGTGGGCTGGGCACCAACGGGCACCCTCCCCTCAACCTCTCCTACCCTGGTGCCTACCCCAGCCAGCACATGGCCTTCCGGCCCAAGCCACCACTGGAGCGGCAGGACAGCCTGGCATCTGCCAAGCGAGGCAGTGTGGTGGGCCGTAACCTCAACCGTTTCTCATGCTTTGTGCGTTCTGGAGTGGAGGCCTTCATCCTGGGTGATGTGCCCATGATGGCCAAGATCGCTGAGACATACTCCATTGAAATGGGCCCTCGTGGCCCCCAGTGGAAGGCCAACCCCCACCCATTTGCTTGCTCTGTGGAGGACCCCACAAAACAGACCAAGTTCAAGGGCATCAAAAGCTACATCTCCTACAAGCTCACACCCACCCATGCTGCCTCACCCGTCTACCGGCGCTACAAACACTTTGACTGGCTCTATAACCGCCTGCTACACAAGTTCACTGTCATCTCGGTGCCCCACCTGCCTGAGAAGCAGGCCACTGGCCGCTTCGAGGAGGACTTCATTGAAAAGCGGAAGCGGAGACTCATCCTCTGGATGGACCACATGACCAGCCACCCTGTGCTCTCCCAGTACGAAGGCTTCCAGCATTTTCTCAGCTGCCTGGATGACAAGCAGTGGAAGATGGGCAAACGCCGGGCGGAGAAGGATGAGATGGTGGGTGCCAGCTTCCTGCTCACCTTCCAGATCCCCACCGAGCACCAGGACCTGCAGGACGTGGAAGATCGTGTGGACACTTTCAAGGCCTTCAGTAAGAAGATGGACGACAGCGTCCTGCAGCTCAGCACTGTGGCGTCAGAGCTG ATGCTGGACACACTGTCTCTCTACCAAGGCCTGCTCTCCAACTTCCCTGACATCATCCACCTACAAAAAG GCGCCTTCGCCAAGGTGAAGGAGAGCCAACGCATGAGTGACGAGGGCCGCATGGCGCAGGACGAGGCAGATGGCATTCGCAGGCGCTGCCGCGTGGTGGGTTTCGCCCTGCAGGCCGAGATGAACCACTTCCATCAGCGCCGTGAGCTCGACTTCAAGCACATGATGCAGAACTACCTGCGCCAGCAGATCCTCTTCTACCAGCGGGTGGGCCAGCAGCTGGAGAAGACCCTGCGCATGTATGACAACCTCTGA
- the IMP3 gene encoding U3 small nucleolar ribonucleoprotein protein IMP3, whose product MVRKLKFHEQKLLKQVDFLNWEVTDHNLHELRVLRRYRLQRREDYTRYNQLSRAVRELARRLRDLPERDQFRVRASAALLDKLYALGLVPTRGSLELCDFVTASSFCRRRLPTVLLKLRMAQHLQAAVAFVEQGHVRVGPDVVTDPAFLVTRSMEDFVTWVDSSKIRRHVLEYNEERDDFDLEA is encoded by the coding sequence ATGGTGCGGAAGCTTAAGTTCCACGAGCAGAAGCTGCTGAAGCAGGTGGACTTCCTGAACTGGGAGGTCACCGACCACAATCTGCACGAGCTGCGCGTGCTGCGGCGTTACCGGCTGCAGCGGCGGGAGGACTACACGCGCTACAACCAGCTGAGCCGTGCCGTGCGTGAGTTGGCGCGGCGCCTGCGCGACCTGCCCGAACGCGACCAGTTCCGCGTGCGCGCTTCGGCCGCGCTGCTGGACAAGCTGTATGCTCTCGGCTTGGTGCCCACGCGCGGTTCGCTGGAGCTCTGCGACTTCGTCACGGCCTCTTCCTTCTGCCGCCGCCGCCTTCCCACCGTGCTCCTCAAGCTGCGCATGGCGCAGCACCTTCAGGCTGCCGTGGCCTTTGTGGAGCAAGGGCACGTACGCGTGGGCCCTGACGTGGTTACCGATCCCGCCTTCCTTGTCACGCGCAGCATGGAGGACTTTGTCACTTGGGTGGACTCGTCCAAGATCAGGCGGCACGTGCTGGAGTACAATGAGGAGCGCGATGACTTCGATCTGGAAGCCTAG